The genomic segment actTGAAAAGCAATCCAATGCAAGCACTTCTGACAAGGAAGATCTGCACGAAGTTTGAGTTTCGATCAGCCCAATGGAATTTGAGTTATCACACAGAAACAAGTTCtatatttttagtaacagtgaccttgtccTTTGACCTTcagacctgaaaagcaatcccaggTAAGCACTTCTGAGCAACACCTACGCAGTGATACCTATGTCCCTACTTTTTGCACATGACACAATGTgtatcacatatacatgtattgcataAATTAGCCATgccgttttgctcacaagtgtttACAGCAAAAaataggagcatttgtttgacttttttttgtattatccAATTACAGTATAAGGGACACAACTCCCAACAAAAAGTAGATAAACATCTGTTCACATGCACCAAGTATATTAGAAAAAGCAGCATAATTACTCCAAACAAACATACACCGTCCAGGTACGTCCTGGTACACAAGTCACATAATAAACTCACAACAAATATACACCACAGATACACGGACACCTGGTACAAAGTCATATAATAAACTCACAacaaacatacaccacagataCATGGACACCAGGTACACAAGTCACATAATAAACTCACAacaaacatacaccacagataCATGGACACCTGGTCCAAGTCACATAATAAACTCACAacaaacatacaccacagataCATCGACACCTGGTACCTACACCACAGATACATGGACACCTGGTCCAAGTCACATAATAAACTCACAACAAACATACATCACAGATACATGGACACCTGGTCCACAAGTTACATAATAAACTCACAACAAATATACACCACAGATACATGGACACCTGTTCTGGTCCAAATCATATAATAAACTCACAACAAACATACATCACAGATACATGGACACCTGGTCCAAATCATATAATAAACTCACAACAAATATACACCACAGATACATGGACACCTGGTACCTACACCACAGATACATGGACACCTGGTCCAAGTCACATAATAAACTCACAGCCCCAAACCTGCGCTGTGGTGGTATCTTGTATAACCTAGTCTTCGATTTGAATTCTCATTTCTGTAGTAAAAAGCTACTCAGATCAATAAGTTGAGAAAATTAAAAGAGTTTTCATATCCATTTATTGCAAAAATGTCATGAATAAAATCTTGTGTTTTATTGTCAGTAATATAATCCAGTGAAATGTTTTCACAAGGCACATGCTTGCAGATATATCCACGTTGTCAAGCACCGTTGTCTATCAGTAGTCAAACATTTTACTGGTATGATATTATATGGTTGCTGTCCGTAAATAATTCACAAGACAAAGATTTTGTGTAAATAAGTCCTGCACCTCATGCCAGGCTTCTTTCTGCACTTCATTCACCTTTTCCAATTCTTTAACCAATGTGGGTTCTCCAGCGACAAGACTTCCATGGACCTGGAGTATACAGAACAATCAAATAATAAGAAAAACAGGTTGGTCCAAGTTGAGTCAAATATTAATGACAACAGGTTGGTCCAAATTGCATCAAAAACATTGATTACAATAGGTTGGTCCAAGTTACATCAAACATTGATTACAATAGGTTGGTCCAAGTTACATCAAACATTGATTACAATAGGTTGGTCCAAGTTACATCAAATATTAATGACAACAGGTTGGTCCAAGTTACATCAAATATTAATGACAACAGGTTGGACCAAGTTGAGTCACATATAAATGACATTACAGCTACTTTCACACAGACTATCAGTGAAATTGAAGCAGTTTACtgatttcatcatcatcatcatcatcatcatcaagtATTAATGACAACAGGTTGGTTCAAGTTAacatcaccaccatcatcatcatcatgttaTTGTCCATCAAAATGATCACAAGCAGTCATATCATCATATCACATGAGGAATCACTATAATTATAGCCCCCAACATTATAGCATCATTGTAAGACAAACAATTTCAAGAATAATCACTAGCCAAGCAAACAGCCAAATTTAAAAGGATACAAAATAAATTTACCTGGAGAAACAATCCTAAGTAAGCATTGGCCAGCTCAAAGTCCCTTCTAGTGGTAAGGACATAGCAGATAAAACTAAGAAAACAGGACATTAGCTCCAGAGATCCTCCTCCATCGGGTTCTAGGGAACGCACCTCAATGTCAATGCCGGATGGACCAAGCTTTTTCATCATCTGAAGTGTCTGATCAACTGTAAAACACATATGCACAGGAAAGCTTAACTTCACTATTTTTGTGAACTAACTAGATTTGTATCCCGAGAGATAACTAACACCCTCATGGGTGCTATAGTTGAGTAGGAGAGTGTAAAAATATCTATCATTGTTAACAAAAAGGTCCCAATTACAATTTCTGTTAAAATCAGGAAAGTACTTTAATAGGAGTTGTGGATTGTATCCATCAATCAGAAGCCGTCAATTATTTTGGATTATGCATCAtgggaattttttttcttatgcACAACTACATGACAATACTAATCATCAAATCTAAAACAGAGCTTTGTTAAAATATGGTTAGTACTTAAGtataggagttgtccggacaaacctCAACCAATTATTGGCCAGCGGCCATTTTGAATAATGCAACACGgtaaatttgttttcttatgCACAACTACATGGCATAATGATCATAAACACCAAGTTTCTTTAAAATCCGGTTTTTACTTCAGTAGAATTTGTCCAGACAAGCCTCAACTGATCAGAAGCCAGCAAgcattttgaaaaatacttATCATGGTAAAATAAAATCAGGTTGCAcaactacgtgttatactgatcatgcaaaccaagttttgttgaaatgagAACATGACTTTAGTaagagttgtctggacaagatTATAggatgacagacagacaggctgattccagtataccgcCCCTAACTTCGTTACAAGGGGGGGtaattatattacaataaagaAGGTTGAAACTCACtgttatgtttctttttattgttttggtAATCATACTGCAACTCAGTCTTTAGATCAGGAAGCTCCCCATATTTAGTTCCCTCCTTACATAGATGGAATCATAAAggatacatttattattattttgtatagaAATTCACACTTACAGTTGGTATCCTCAGCATCCTGCATTAACACTTTGCCAAGTGCTGAAAGAGGCTTTAGTTTTCCTTTGATGATTTTAGAGGTACCCTGAAACACAAGTATATTGCTCTAACAATACTTTATTCATATCTATCCATTACATATCGAAAACTGATCAATATTGAAGTGTACCCTGAATGATTTTTGATATAAGCTGTCAAAACTGGCTAACTTTTCCTGTCTGCCAATAGCAAATCAACGCTAGTACTAGGTCTGTCAACTTGTGACATGAAAATTAAActgaaaattaaacaagaggcccatggggcctgtatcgctcacctggttagattagaccaaatgtcaaaataatgttcatgttcaattcgttttatttgtcaatctcaaacaatgctatatatggttatggtgtggggatcccaactgctttaaagaaatgacgaagtccagactctctaagggtctgaaagacctcaagaattgattttagaacatccattcataactttgcccctttggcccctcgggagtcagagtccccatttatgcaaaaaccgttccccttccccaaagaatgtttctgacccaattgggttcaaatcctttcataactttatgacaagtagcgatttaaaagaattgcctcaatttcccctattgggccccgcccctcaggccccttgggggtcagagtcaccatttatgcaaaatctgaaccccttccccaaaggatgtttctgaccaaattgggttcaaatccattcataacattatgactagtagcgatttaaaggaattgcctcaatttcccctattgggccccgcccctcaggccccttaggggtcagagtcaccatttatgcaaaatctgatccccttctgccaaggaggtttctgaccaaatttggtcaaaaaccaataggaactttttgactagtagcgatttgaaggaattatctctatttcccctatggagCCCCGCCCCCTTGGCCCCTCGGGGgccagagtcatcatttatgcaaaatctgtttcccttccccaaaggatgtttctgactaaattgggttcaaatccattcataactttatgacaagtagcgatttaaaggaattacctctatttcccctattgggccccgcccctttggcccctcgggggtcagagtcaccattaatgcaaaatatgttccccttcctccaagaatgtttctgaccaaattgggttcaaatccattcataactttacgacaagtagcgatttaaaggaattacctcaatttcccctattgggccccgcccctttggcccctcgggggtcagagtcaccattaatgcaaaatatgttccccttcctccaagaatgtttctgaccaaattgggttcaaatccattcataactttatgactagtagcaatttaaaggaattgcctcaatttcccctattgggccccgcccctcaggccccttgggcgttagagtcaccatttactCAAAAGctgatccccttccccaaaggatgtttctgaccaaattgggttcaaatccattcataactttatgactagtagcgatttaaaggaattgcctcaatttcccctattgggccccatgCCTCAGgcccccttggggtcagagtcaccatttatgcaaaatctgatccccttttcccaaggaggtttctgaccaaatttggtcaaaatccaatagaaactttttgactagtagcaatttgaaggaattatctctatttcccctatggagccctgcccctttggcccctggggggtcagagtcaccatttatgcaaaatctatttcccttcccccaatgatgtttctgactaaattgggttcaaatccattcattttatgactagtagcgatttaaatgaattgcctcaatttcccctattgggccccgcccctcaggccccttgggggtcagagtcaccatttactcaaaatctgatccccttccccaaaggatgtttctgaccaaattgggttcaaatccattcataactttatgactagtagcgatttaaaggaattgcctcaatttcccctattgggccccgcccctcaggccccttgggggtcagagtcaccatttatgcaaaatctaatccccttttgccaaggatgtttctgaccaaatttagtcaaaaTACAATaggaactttttgactagtagcgatttgaagcaaatgttgacggacgacggacgccgcaccatggcataagctcaccggacctttggtccaggtgagctaaaaatcatgATCAATTTCGAGCACTAGTTCCATTAGAGGACTGGACAGGTTAACTACAGGTAGACCTAACAACCTGATCAACATCACAAAGGCCAGTGACAGGTAAGCATAGGTCACAGAGGCATGTCAAAATAATTAAGTGTACACATTGTTATTAACACACAGGTTTTCATACTGACATATAACTGTCTACCACTATAGATTTTTAATTTATCTGTCCAATATATGAAGTGTACCTAAATGTTTTACaacttaacaacaaaattatatgCTTTTATAGTAGACTCCATCTAAGTAAACACAATCATTTCACTAGTAGGTCTAGATTATGCTTGTGATGTGTGATCTGAAAGTCCAGATTACTAGAACATTTAGTCTTACTATATATGATAACATTTGTGGAAAGTGTATAGATAATTGCCATTTGTCAAATTTCATCCATAATCTTATCTACAAGATTTACATGTAGTGTTGTTTGGAATGCCACCGCGGTACGACCTGACATACTTGCAACATTCTAACAGCCAAGCTCTTCAGTATCACATGTAGTTCAATgtcaaatattaatattattatatactaattattaatatacagtatatataatatatacttgctatacaatgtatatccatACAGCAACATCAAATCACATGCATGACAAAGTTCAAATTCATTTCATTGTGCTGTCATGTCTAAAAGGTGAAACTGTTCTTGAAGGAGTTGTTATGGTCTGTAGATACATTTGAACATTAAATTTAGTAATTAAGCACAGCTTACTTAGTGTTATAGATATTACCTTGTCTTCATCTGCCTCAGCTTCAGCGAACTTGAACTCCAACCCGGCCACAGTGGGTAGGAAGAATGGTGCGGCCTTGGGAGCTTTTGGGGGCTCCTTGGGCTTATTCTTCctctacaggtaaaacacaaaACTTTCGTTAACAAGACATGCTCAATGGAGATATTCCCATACCCATGAGATAGAATGTTTAGAAATCCCTGTCAGTAAAATTTACCATAAAATATCATTCAGTAAAATTCATCATAAAATATCATACAGGTTTACAATATCATACAGGTTTACAATATCATACAGGTTTACAAATTTAACACAATTCCATTAAATCAGGTACAGACTTAAATGTTGTACTATCAAAATGTTACTACATTTTTCATCTCAAGACTTTTAATTATTCACAAAGGCTGTGTAAACATTCAATCTAAAGATTCAGTTGGTTTCCAGTACAACTTTAATAGACTAAATTTGTAACAAAAACTTTCAAGGATTGAAACTGTTAATCTAATCAAGCAGACAAGCTGGCCTTACCCTGATGGTCTCCAGATTGAGAAGGTTCTGCCATCTTGAGTTTGGTAGTAGTGACAGGGTCACTAGTTCATCAGATATCTGTTGTGGAGATTTAAAATCTGTCACATCCTCCTCATCTGTCAGATCCTCTCCATCATCAACATGTCCTAATCAATACAAAGTACATTTGACAATaagaacatttattttatatgaaaactTGAACAATATGAGTCCAAAGCTGTATAAAGGGTGGTCTGGTGGCCCAGTTTTTCTCCCTTAGAAAGACTCCTAATGTGCTTCCAACCAGGCCAAAAAGATCAAGTGATGAATTTTAATTGGCAGCACTTAtatcacaattgttgtaaaattaaGTTTATATCTTGAAGGCTGacaaatgcaataaatataCTAGTCTTGATTTGTTAGTTAGATCATTAAAGTTGTGACTGTACCTGAGGTCTGTTTACTTGTAGCAGGCATAGCCAAAGTGTGAGGTTCAAAGTCTGTCGGGAGAGGCTTCAGGGCCACATGTGAGAAAAGTGTGAGGTTTGACCAGAGGTAGACTCCTATATCATCCACATGGGCCGTCACCAGGAAATCACCCGTCGGTGACATCGACAAAGATGTTACTGCTAAATCTACTGCAAAGCAGTCAACAAGTCTAAAACAGATCATCAAAGTagataaatgaaacaaaatccAATGAAACACTACTTACATACTCCTACAATAACAGGCGGGGAGGCTATAACATCACATCTCCAAACCACAAATATGGTACCTGTATCTGTAAAACACCTTAAGGCAGAATGCTTGTTCACCTTAACAAAAATTATGTTGTGCTAATTCAACTGATACTGGCCATCCTTGACCTACCTGCCTGTTGGCATGTCCCAGGTACGCACACTGCAGTCCATGGCAGCTGTGATCAGCCATCTGGAGTCAGCACTGAAGGTCTAGAaacagtagttatatacacaaatgtagtCAGAGAATGTTTGTGAAACATTCACTtttgtatgtacaaatgtacctacTTAAGTTTTGACAGAATATGGAACTAAATGCAAAATTTAAATTAACTAAAATTCaaagcctgtcaaaagtttgaaaataattgaattaattGTCCAAATTGGAAATCAATGATGaccaattaaataaaaaaaattgtggagTATTGTTaagtcaaaacaaaaaaaagaagatgCTGAATGACTCAGTAGCCACTTACCATATCAGTGATGCTGTTGGAGTGACCATGAAATGTTCTGACTACCCTTTTAGTGTCAATATCCACTATCATTATACTAAAGTCATCCTGCGAAACAGCCATCATTGAACTGAAATATAAAAGAAGATGAAGGCTGATTTAATTGAGAAATAGAGGTGGTGACGGTGTGGACATGTGTCATGTTGTTATGTACCGACACAAACTCCAAACAGCAGACTGCTTAACGTTGATGCCATGATCTGGAGTATGGAGCACGagtcaatatacatgtatgtacttgtTAAAATAAAGGCTGATGTTGCCTTTACTTGTTTCTACACACCTCAAACACTCTCATTTACAATAATTTATCAAAGTCACACAATTACTTAATTAACGTATTTTTACCTATTGAGAAAATCAACAGCTTACCTTTCTTTGTGTAAacatatttgtgatatttgacTTTTAAGCTGAAGACAATTCAGGAGTTTCCTATCTTTAAACTTCCAGAATTTGATATCGCCTGTACCACCAGCTGTGATCAGCACCTGGTTGAGACCATCTATTGCCACCCCTCGTACACAACTGTTATGTGCTGAAACACAATAATTAGTAGACCTCATTAGTAGACCTCGCCATGTATCATCTGAAACAATAATTAGTAGACCTCACCAGTGACACACGATGTATCATAAGTCCAGCATTGTGAGGATCAGAGTCTATCAGAACAGCATCAGTATATTATCAGACATATTGCAGCCAcagtggccatcttgaatttcagaCCATTCCTAAAAATACTGTAACAATACTTGGTCAATCACCATTTCAGGATAATTTCAGACAAGTCTGAGCTGATCCAACTAGcagaacttgagaagtttgaaatgtgtgaAGTTTATGCATGTTGTAtgacaacagataaaacaaaatgacgaAAACACGAATGTAAAACAGCATCATTTTTTTATGCTTTGTGCCTCACCTGTTGGATCACCATAACTGCCTCTGTGTATGCCTGACTGGAGGTTATACTTGTCTACATGTCCCGTGCTATATCCAATCACTGTAAAGTTTCCACAGCAGCTGATATCAACAGcctacaaaacatatatttcatatctaCATAAACTATCTATTCTATCATATACATATTCTGTCAAAGAAAACATGAAATACCTTCAGGTCCATTTCCAATATTGAATCATTGGGTATTTCAGATATGCTAAAAATGACTTAAAAGTTTTATTTCTTCCCTGAAGGACACTGTTATAATATCTAAGTCAGTATCTATATGTCGTTGAGTTTATTACATGTCAATTGTACAGTATAAAGCACAGCAGAATATATAGTTGACATgcataacaaaaataacaaacagAGAGTTACATGATGTCAAATACAGTGTGTACTACTTTTTGTTTCAAagtattaaattaaaattaaaattggttatttcattcaaaaacaaataactTATTAATGCATAAGAAAaagatattataacaatatctgataatttatacaaaaaataatagCATCATTCACATGTCATTATGATGTGCAGTGGTCTTTAAACTACAATCAATATCTGTTTAGCCCATACATTAACAAACAAGAGGTTCATGGGCCTTAAAGGTAATCTGCAGATGGTGGATTAAAACTGTGAAATGCTTATGCACTGAGCCTGGCGACAGACAAAACaagatggctataggtcatcctgaccagATGTAACAGAAAAATGTACTAGGTATTCTATCTTAGTTTTGATAGAGCACAGCATGTGAACTTTTCTGACTACCTCTTGTTTACAGGGTATTTACAGATACAGGCACAAAATGTGACAATAagacattatatatgtaatggtaTATCACATATTGAAAAAGATAATGAAGGGAATGGAGTGAAAACAGCAAAAGAGAGAGAAAATGTTAACAAAAATACTTGTACATTAGGGACACACTATTCAAATAGAATACCCTGAGGAGATAGATACCTGAGCTACAGCATCATGTATTGCTGGACTGTTGAATCGGTCATGTCTGAATCTGTGCTGACCCATAGTTGACCTCTGGTAGCTCCATGTTGTCGCTGTGCTCAGCCCACGGTGGCATGCAACAATGTTATCCCAGTCACTTTGTCGACTGGACTCTGTATCAAAACGtaataattcattataaaaCACCCTCAAAGACTGACTATCAATTTTAATACTTAAAACTGTGAAGTTCCCTGCTTTATATAATCTGAGAATAACACATCTTAAAGAAATCTAATTAAGGTGtaaactgtacaatgtataatatgtagACTTGAAGGTTTATGTCCAGCT from the Pecten maximus chromosome 4, xPecMax1.1, whole genome shotgun sequence genome contains:
- the LOC117325153 gene encoding WD repeat-containing protein 36-like gives rise to the protein MPVASKIFEGYRALGFVSNHVPLAVRYHKKHKENYVVTCVGKSYHVYNVSKLGIVCVSDIHPDEINCIAVDSKFVFTGCKNVIRAYTRWKQLAFTYEGHEKDIRLLLPFGEHLVSVDADSTVKVWDMDAEVVYMEMTFNNSTFCVTTLMHPSTYLNKILIGSKQGKLQLWNIRSDKMLYMFEGWNAGITATEQSPAIDVVAIGLDDGQIILHNIKFDETVIKFRQDWGPVTSIGFRTDGHPVMVTGSAVGHMALWDLEQRKLSSQIREAHTTSVTGMVCMASEPLIVTSAADNSLKVWIMDMPDGGGRLLNQRSGHSAPPSRLRHYGNDGKNILSAGQDSTMRSFSTIHDKHYKSLGRASYNKSETRKTGLKKDKHMMPSVTHFVSESSRQSDWDNIVACHRGLSTATTWSYQRSTMGQHRFRHDRFNSPAIHDAVAQAVDISCCGNFTVIGYSTGHVDKYNLQSGIHRGSYGDPTAHNSCVRGVAIDGLNQVLITAGGTGDIKFWKFKDRKLLNCLQLKSQISQICLHKESSMMAVSQDDFSIMIVDIDTKRVVRTFHGHSNSITDMTFSADSRWLITAAMDCSVRTWDMPTGRLVDCFAVDLAVTSLSMSPTGDFLVTAHVDDIGVYLWSNLTLFSHVALKPLPTDFEPHTLAMPATSKQTSGHVDDGEDLTDEEDVTDFKSPQQISDELVTLSLLPNSRWQNLLNLETIRRKNKPKEPPKAPKAAPFFLPTVAGLEFKFAEAEADEDKGTSKIIKGKLKPLSALGKVLMQDAEDTNFDQTLQMMKKLGPSGIDIEVRSLEPDGGGSLELMSCFLSFICYVLTTRRDFELANAYLGLFLQVHGSLVAGEPTLVKELEKVNEVQKEAWHEVQDLFTQNLCLVNYLRTATI